The Coffea arabica cultivar ET-39 chromosome 4e, Coffea Arabica ET-39 HiFi, whole genome shotgun sequence genome includes a window with the following:
- the LOC113741021 gene encoding uncharacterized protein, translated as MQGLVHNVFGIPHGTSELNREGDIPVSEAEKFYKLIDDSQQDLYSGCKNFSKLSFIIRLLHLKCLGKMSNKIFNMLVELLREAFPEAMTNLPSSYYEAGKLMNTLGLGYEKTDTCPNDCSLYWGSAEKRTSCETCNELRWVASENDPTGEKRKIPQKVLWHFSLKPRLQRLFMSSKIASQMRWHEKNHTKDGCMRHLADSPAWPIFDHLHPEFSKNCQNVRLGLASDEFNPFNNMSSTHSTWPVVLIPYNLPPWMCMKQLYFMLSLLIPGPSSLGNNINVYLQPLVKELTELWDFGIQTYDASQKENFQLHAALLWTISDFPGYAMLSGWSTKGEYACPVCHKFTHVRRLTHSFKYCYMGHRRFLDSKHKFRKQAQFFDGTEEYGKRPPLQTGDMIVSELGDLQIKFGKLVKGNPKLPFNWKKRSIFFDLPYWKDNVLKHNLDFMHIEKNVCENIWGTLLDIEDKVKDHYNFRHDLREMGIRKEPHPIETEPGKVYLPLSSFAMDKK; from the coding sequence ATGCAAGGCTTGGTCCATAATGTATTTGGGATACCACATGGAACAAGTGAATTGAATAGAGAAGGGGACATTCCTGTTTCAGAGGctgaaaaattttacaaattgaTTGATGATTCTCAACAGGATTTGTACAGTGGTTGCAAAAATTTCTCGAAGTTGTCTTTCATTATTCGTTTGCTTCACCTAAAATGCCTTGGTAAGATGAGTAACAAGATTTTTAATATGCTTGTTGAGCTGTTGAGAGAAGCATTTCCGGAGGCCATGACTAATTTGCCTTCTTCTTACTATGAGGCTGGGAAATTGATGAATACATTGGGGTTGGGTTATGAAAAGACCGATACATGTCCTAATGATTGTTCTCTTTATTGGGGTAGTGCTGAAAAAAGAACTTCATGCGAAACATGTAACGAGCTTAGATGGGTTGCTTCAGAAAATGATCCAActggggaaaaaaggaaaattcctcaaaaagtGTTGtggcatttttctttaaaacctAGATTACAAAGACTATTTATGTCTTCTAAAATTGCATCTCAAATGAGATGGCATGAGAAAAACCATACAAAAGATGGTTGTATGAGACATCTAGCTGATTCTCCAGCTTGGCCAATTTTTGACCATCTACATCCAGAATTTTCTAAGAATTGTCAAAATGTTAGATTGGGGTTGGCATCTGACGAGTTTAATCCATTCAACAACATGAGTTCTACACACAGTACTTGGCCTGTGGTTTTAATACCATATAACTTACCTCCGTGGATGTGTATGAAGCAACTGTACTTCATGTTGTCCTTGTTAATACCCGGACCATCCTCTCTTGGGAATAATATTAATGTTTATCTACAACCTCTAGTTAAAGAACTGACCGAATTGTGGGATTTTGGCATTCAAACTTATGATGCatcccaaaaagaaaattttcaattgcatgCAGCTCTATTGTGGACCATTAGTGATTTCCCTGGATATGCAATGTTATCTGGGTGGAGCACTAAAGGTGAATATGCTTGTCCTGTTTGTCACAAGTTCACTCATGTACGACGGTTGACTCATAGTTTCAAATATTGCTATATGGGTCATCGTAGATTCTTAGATAGTAAGCACAAATTTAGAAAGCAAGCCCAATTCTTTGATGGCACAGAAGAATATGGAAAGCGACCACCTTTGCAAACTGGGGATATGATTGTGAGTGAATTAGGAGACTTgcaaattaaatttggaaaacttGTGAAAGGTAATCCGAAGCTGCCTTTTAATTGGAAAAAGAGGAGTATTTTCTTTGACTTGCCATATTGGAAAGATAATGTCTTAAAACACAATCTTGACTTCATGCACATTGAGAAGAATGTTTGTGAAAACATTTGGGGGACATTGCTGGACATTGAGGATAAAGTAAAGGACCATTATAATTTCCGCCATGATTTGAGAGAAATGGGAATAAGAAAAGAGCCGCATCCCATTGAGACAGAACCTGGAAAGGTGTACTTACCTCTATCTTCCTTTGCAATggataaaaaatag